From Mycolicibacterium nivoides, a single genomic window includes:
- the clpC1 gene encoding ATP-dependent protease ATP-binding subunit ClpC, with protein sequence MFERFTDRARRVVVLAQEEARMLNHNYIGTEHILLGLIHEGEGVAAKSLESLGISLEGVRSQVEEIIGQGQQAPSGHIPFTPRAKKVLELSLREALQLGHNYIGTEHILLGLIREGEGVAAQVLVKLGAELTRVRQQVIQLLSGYQGKEAAEAGTGGRGGESGNPSTSLVLDQFGRNLTAAAMEGKLDPVIGREKEIERVMQVLSRRTKNNPVLIGEPGVGKTAVVEGLAQAIVHGEVPETLKDKQLYTLDLGSLVAGSRYRGDFEERLKKVLKEINTRGDIILFIDELHTLVGAGAAEGAIDAASILKPKLARGELQTIGATTLDEYRKYIEKDAALERRFQPVQVGEPTVEHTIEILKGLRDRYEAHHRVSITDGALVAAATLADRYINDRFLPDKAIDLIDEAGARMRIRRMTAPPDLREFDEKIADARREKESAIDAQDFEKAASLRDREKQLVAQRGEREKQWRSGDLDVVAEVDDEQIAEVLGNWTGIPVFKLTEAETTRLLRMEDELHKRIIGQEDAVKAVSKAIRRTRAGLKDPKRPSGSFIFAGPSGVGKTELSKALANFLFGDDDALIQIDMGEFHDRFTASRLFGAPPGYVGYEEGGQLTEKVRRKPFSVVLFDEIEKAHQEIYNSLLQVLEDGRLTDGQGRTVDFKNTVLIFTSNLGTSDISKAVGLGFSQGGGENNYERMKQKVNDELKKHFRPEFLNRIDDIIVFHQLTQDEIIQMVDLMIGRVGNQLKAKDMAMELTDKAKALLAKRGFDPVLGARPLRRTIQREIEDQLSEKILFEELGPGQLVTVDVEGWDGEGTGEDAKFTFSGAPKAAGSDGPDLAKAGATAE encoded by the coding sequence ATGTTTGAGAGATTCACCGACCGTGCCCGCAGGGTCGTCGTCCTGGCGCAAGAAGAAGCCCGGATGCTCAACCACAACTACATCGGGACCGAGCACATCCTGTTGGGTCTGATTCACGAGGGCGAGGGCGTAGCCGCCAAGTCGCTGGAGTCGTTGGGCATCTCGCTGGAAGGCGTGCGCAGCCAGGTCGAGGAGATCATCGGCCAGGGACAGCAGGCGCCGTCCGGCCACATCCCCTTCACGCCGCGTGCCAAGAAGGTGCTGGAGCTGTCCCTGCGCGAGGCGCTGCAGCTGGGCCACAACTACATCGGCACCGAGCACATTCTGCTCGGTCTGATTCGTGAGGGCGAGGGCGTGGCCGCGCAGGTGCTGGTCAAGCTCGGCGCCGAGCTGACCCGGGTCCGCCAGCAGGTCATCCAGCTGCTGAGCGGTTACCAGGGCAAGGAGGCCGCCGAAGCCGGTACCGGTGGTCGTGGCGGCGAGTCGGGCAACCCGTCCACCTCGTTGGTCCTCGACCAGTTCGGCCGTAACCTGACCGCCGCCGCCATGGAGGGCAAGCTCGATCCGGTCATCGGCCGTGAGAAGGAAATCGAGCGGGTCATGCAGGTGCTGAGCCGCCGCACCAAGAACAACCCGGTGCTGATCGGCGAGCCCGGCGTCGGCAAGACCGCCGTCGTCGAGGGCCTGGCGCAGGCCATCGTGCACGGCGAGGTCCCCGAGACGCTCAAGGACAAGCAGCTGTACACCCTGGACCTGGGTTCACTGGTCGCAGGCAGCCGTTACCGCGGTGATTTCGAGGAACGCCTCAAGAAGGTGCTCAAGGAGATCAACACCCGCGGCGACATCATCCTGTTCATCGACGAGCTGCACACGCTCGTTGGTGCGGGTGCTGCCGAGGGCGCGATCGACGCCGCGTCGATCCTGAAGCCGAAGCTGGCCCGTGGCGAGCTGCAGACCATCGGCGCCACCACGCTCGACGAGTACCGCAAGTACATCGAGAAGGACGCCGCCCTGGAGCGTCGTTTCCAGCCGGTCCAGGTGGGCGAGCCGACCGTCGAGCACACCATCGAGATCCTCAAGGGTCTGCGCGACCGTTACGAGGCGCACCACCGCGTCTCGATCACCGACGGCGCGCTGGTGGCCGCGGCCACCCTGGCCGACCGCTACATCAACGACCGGTTCCTGCCGGACAAGGCGATCGACCTGATCGACGAGGCCGGTGCCCGGATGCGCATCCGCCGGATGACCGCTCCGCCAGACCTGCGCGAGTTCGACGAGAAGATCGCCGACGCCCGCCGGGAGAAGGAGTCCGCGATCGACGCGCAGGACTTCGAGAAGGCCGCGAGCCTGCGCGATCGCGAGAAGCAGCTGGTCGCCCAGCGCGGTGAGCGTGAGAAGCAGTGGCGCTCAGGCGATCTCGATGTTGTCGCGGAGGTCGACGACGAGCAGATCGCTGAGGTGCTCGGCAATTGGACCGGTATCCCGGTGTTCAAGCTGACCGAGGCCGAGACCACGCGCCTGCTGCGCATGGAGGACGAGCTGCACAAGCGGATCATCGGCCAGGAGGACGCCGTCAAGGCAGTCTCCAAGGCGATCCGGCGTACCCGCGCCGGCCTGAAGGACCCGAAGCGTCCCTCCGGTTCGTTCATCTTCGCCGGCCCGTCCGGTGTCGGAAAGACCGAGCTGTCCAAGGCGCTGGCCAACTTCCTGTTCGGCGACGACGATGCGCTCATCCAGATCGACATGGGCGAGTTCCACGACCGCTTCACCGCGTCGCGGCTGTTCGGTGCCCCTCCGGGCTACGTCGGCTACGAAGAGGGCGGCCAGCTCACCGAGAAGGTGCGTCGCAAGCCGTTCTCGGTCGTGCTGTTCGACGAGATCGAGAAGGCCCACCAGGAGATCTACAACAGCCTGTTGCAGGTCCTGGAGGACGGACGTCTCACCGACGGTCAGGGCCGCACGGTCGACTTCAAGAACACGGTGTTGATCTTCACCTCGAACCTGGGAACCTCCGACATCAGCAAGGCTGTCGGACTCGGCTTCAGCCAGGGCGGCGGGGAGAACAACTACGAGCGGATGAAGCAGAAGGTCAACGACGAGCTCAAGAAGCACTTCCGGCCTGAGTTCCTCAACCGCATCGATGACATCATCGTGTTCCACCAGCTGACGCAGGACGAGATCATCCAGATGGTCGACTTGATGATCGGCCGGGTCGGAAACCAGCTCAAGGCCAAGGACATGGCCATGGAGCTGACCGACAAGGCCAAGGCCCTGCTGGCCAAGCGTGGCTTCGATCCGGTGCTCGGTGCCCGCCCGCTGCGGCGCACCATCCAGCGCGAGATCGAGGACCAGCTCTCCGAGAAGATCCTCTTCGAAGAGCTCGGCCCGGGTCAGCTGGTCACGGTCGATGTCGAGGGCTGGGACGGCGAAGGCACCGGCGAGGACGCGAAGTTCACGTTCTCCGGTGCGCCCAAGGCAGCCGGCTCCGACGGTCCGGATCTGGCCAAGGCCGGAGCCACCGCGGAATAA
- the lsr2 gene encoding histone-like nucleoid-structuring protein Lsr2: protein MAKKVTVTLVDDFDGEATADETVEFGLDGVTYEIDLSSKNATKLRNDLKQWVEAGRRVGGRRRGRAAGPARGRGAIDREQSAAIREWARRNGHNVSTRGRIPADVIDAFHAAT, encoded by the coding sequence ATGGCGAAAAAAGTGACCGTCACGTTGGTCGATGATTTCGACGGTGAGGCCACCGCCGATGAGACGGTCGAATTCGGCCTCGATGGTGTCACCTATGAGATCGACCTTTCCTCCAAGAATGCCACCAAGCTACGTAACGACCTGAAGCAGTGGGTGGAGGCCGGACGCCGGGTCGGCGGGCGCCGGCGCGGACGGGCGGCAGGCCCGGCCCGTGGCCGCGGCGCCATCGATCGCGAGCAGAGTGCCGCCATCCGCGAATGGGCCCGCCGCAACGGGCACAACGTGTCGACGCGTGGCCGTATCCCCGCAGACGTCATCGACGCTTTCCACGCCGCCACATAA